One genomic region from Microcella humidisoli encodes:
- a CDS encoding DNA methyltransferase, with protein MASEAFIVGEAWLSEHYFTTDATSQSFKSRVLERRKKFDEQHDETGASALSRFTSIRSSIEAYLASVDTSESATVDPASVRADYVTPLLTALGFIGSGLVHERRGPVTRVHRLGITGDAPFAIIEAKPVDTHEQLLQKDASTLLEKYAPEADENHPIDSVARTLSSLFADTNGPAFALVLAGQWLLIAENERWPEGRYLAIDLQLVCQRNETKKGGEIDRLLACVSADALAPDEEGDIWWSSVLDESVKHTVGVSQDLREGVRHSIEIIANDVVARRRRAGLDPLPGDQAQVLAKQALRFLYRILFLLYAEASPELKVLPAGTPEYEQGYSLDRLRDLTLASLSTERAEHGTHLYESLAVLFRLVDRGHGVDPSHPGETDDEATDAPRELGEGLVFQSLRADLFLPKATALIDEVKLSDRELQRVLQHLLLSKEQKGRDRGFISYADLGINQLGAVYEGLMSYTGFFADEQLHEVAKDGDASKGSWVVPVTRSGHLDEKDFVKRPHPITGEPHRVVHEQGSFVFRLAGRERQQSASYYTPEVLTRFTVGQALEELLDQNDETTTAEQILELTVCEPALGSGAFAIEAVRQLAEQYLTRRQAETGERIDPDAYPRELQKVKAYLALHNVYGVDLNATAVELAEISLWLDTMVEDLQAPWFGLHLRRGNSLIGARRAVYTAAQVADKAWLNAVPRDIPLTELADDLREGRLGSGLNGGVHHFLLPAAGWGSAVEAKEARELAPERTKELKAWQREVTRKPTKKQVAALQGLALRVERLWQFALRRYEIAESQVRRQIPLWGRDAEPAPAGDRVTREEIEATFADPDGAVQRLRRVMDAWNALWFWPLTDTLTQGVKPPTLDEWIAGLEALLGKHVETSAKLLAQGQAMLDTGSSWVALGDAEQADLGFAGAGTVDAVLAHHRWLVVAEGVASRQGFFHWQVDFCAPFSRGGFHLQVGNPPWVRPRVVADALLAEGDPWWQLKGKASQADEARRRVVTLALEGVADLVVESTVDTVAGAAFVGAGVNYPYLEGLQPDLYRCFMQQTWRHQSATGVVSMIHPESHFTDEKAGPLRAATYRRLRRHWQFVNELVLFEIDHHVSYGVHVYAGEGDVQFLMASSLYHPSTVERSLEHDGTGPEPGIKNDEGNWDVRPHRRRIIPVDRETLQAWAELLGGDDGAPWDQTRTLYAVNASSAEVVRGLVGARRLSDLRLQFNVGLTETQARESGLIEYGWGAPDSWDRVVLQGPNLHLSSPFYKAPNPTMKNNLDWSLVDLEDLSSDAVPITSYKVASDMQIYDSGYARLGDTSGSIRETVRVAWRAMAANTGERTLIPALLPAGPGHINGVFSAASPTGDVRDVVLAVGAMSSLLADFLVRAAPKSGIYMSSAERTPLPPRGFVLEDHLILRVLRLNALVDRFGQIWADTAPEEGTSLGWAGGLSYPGRVALEKYPKVWDASVPLRRASDRRQAVVEIDALMALSLGLTADELCTVYRTQFAVLFGYDRKSSYYDANGRLVPNEVLSSWRQMGTALSGEDRTATNASGITYTYELPFVTLDREADMRQAYAHFERLLQERS; from the coding sequence ATGGCCTCTGAAGCGTTCATCGTCGGCGAAGCCTGGCTCAGCGAGCACTACTTCACGACCGACGCTACGTCGCAGTCGTTCAAGTCCCGTGTGCTCGAGCGTCGCAAGAAGTTCGACGAGCAGCACGACGAAACGGGGGCTTCTGCGCTCAGCCGGTTCACGAGCATCCGGTCATCGATCGAGGCTTACCTCGCCTCCGTCGACACGAGCGAATCTGCCACAGTCGACCCTGCGAGCGTTCGCGCCGACTACGTCACCCCGCTGCTCACCGCCCTGGGCTTCATCGGTTCCGGTCTGGTGCACGAGCGCCGCGGCCCCGTCACGCGAGTGCATCGCCTCGGCATCACGGGGGATGCTCCGTTCGCGATCATCGAAGCCAAACCGGTCGACACTCACGAGCAGCTGCTGCAGAAGGACGCCAGCACCCTGCTCGAGAAGTACGCTCCCGAGGCTGACGAGAACCACCCGATCGACTCGGTGGCGCGAACCCTGTCGAGCCTCTTTGCCGACACCAACGGCCCCGCCTTCGCCCTCGTGCTCGCGGGTCAGTGGCTGCTCATCGCCGAGAACGAGCGTTGGCCCGAGGGGCGATACTTGGCCATCGACCTGCAACTGGTCTGCCAGCGCAACGAGACGAAGAAGGGCGGCGAGATCGACCGTCTGCTCGCCTGCGTCAGTGCCGACGCGCTCGCTCCCGATGAGGAGGGCGACATCTGGTGGTCGTCGGTGCTCGACGAGTCGGTCAAGCACACCGTCGGAGTCTCGCAAGATCTGCGCGAGGGCGTGCGGCATTCGATTGAGATCATCGCCAACGACGTGGTCGCTCGCCGCCGCCGCGCTGGCCTCGACCCGCTGCCCGGCGATCAGGCGCAGGTGCTCGCCAAGCAGGCCCTGCGGTTCCTCTACCGCATCCTCTTCCTCCTCTATGCCGAGGCCTCGCCCGAGCTCAAGGTTCTCCCCGCCGGAACCCCCGAATATGAGCAGGGCTACAGCCTCGACCGCCTGCGCGACCTGACCCTCGCATCGCTCTCAACCGAACGCGCCGAGCACGGCACGCACCTTTACGAGTCGCTCGCAGTGCTGTTCCGCCTGGTCGATCGCGGCCACGGCGTCGACCCTTCCCACCCCGGCGAGACCGACGACGAGGCGACGGATGCTCCCCGCGAGCTCGGCGAAGGCCTCGTCTTCCAGAGCCTGCGTGCCGACCTCTTCTTGCCCAAAGCAACGGCTCTTATCGACGAGGTCAAGCTCAGTGACCGTGAATTGCAGCGCGTGCTGCAGCACCTGCTGCTGAGCAAAGAGCAAAAGGGTCGCGACCGCGGCTTCATCAGCTACGCCGACCTCGGCATCAACCAGCTCGGAGCCGTCTACGAGGGACTCATGTCGTACACGGGCTTCTTCGCCGACGAGCAACTGCACGAGGTGGCGAAAGACGGCGACGCCTCGAAGGGCTCGTGGGTCGTGCCGGTCACCCGCTCGGGCCACCTCGACGAGAAAGACTTCGTCAAGCGCCCGCACCCGATCACCGGCGAGCCGCACCGTGTCGTGCACGAGCAGGGCAGCTTCGTCTTCCGCCTGGCCGGCCGCGAGCGCCAGCAGTCGGCCTCCTACTACACGCCCGAGGTACTCACCCGCTTCACCGTCGGTCAGGCGCTCGAAGAACTGCTCGATCAGAACGACGAGACCACCACAGCCGAGCAGATTCTCGAGCTGACGGTGTGCGAGCCGGCACTCGGTTCGGGAGCGTTCGCCATCGAGGCCGTGCGTCAACTCGCCGAGCAGTACCTCACGCGTCGACAGGCCGAGACGGGTGAGCGCATTGACCCCGACGCCTACCCGCGCGAGCTGCAGAAGGTCAAGGCCTACCTCGCCCTGCACAACGTCTACGGCGTCGACCTCAACGCCACAGCAGTCGAGCTGGCCGAGATCTCACTGTGGCTCGACACCATGGTCGAAGACCTGCAGGCACCGTGGTTCGGTCTGCACCTGCGACGCGGCAACTCGCTCATCGGGGCTCGCCGCGCCGTCTACACGGCCGCCCAGGTCGCCGACAAGGCGTGGCTCAATGCGGTGCCCCGTGACATTCCGCTCACCGAACTCGCCGACGACTTGCGCGAGGGCCGCCTCGGCTCTGGCCTCAACGGGGGAGTGCACCACTTCCTCCTGCCTGCTGCCGGTTGGGGCAGCGCGGTCGAGGCGAAAGAGGCGCGGGAGCTTGCCCCTGAGCGCACGAAAGAGCTCAAGGCCTGGCAGCGCGAGGTCACGCGCAAGCCCACCAAGAAACAGGTCGCTGCGCTGCAAGGCCTCGCCCTGCGCGTCGAGCGCCTCTGGCAGTTCGCGCTTCGCCGCTACGAGATCGCCGAGAGCCAGGTGCGCCGGCAGATTCCGCTTTGGGGTCGGGATGCTGAGCCCGCGCCGGCAGGCGATCGCGTAACCCGCGAGGAGATCGAGGCGACTTTTGCCGACCCCGATGGCGCCGTCCAGCGTCTTCGCCGCGTGATGGACGCGTGGAACGCGCTGTGGTTTTGGCCCTTGACCGACACGCTCACCCAAGGGGTCAAGCCGCCCACGCTCGATGAGTGGATCGCCGGGCTCGAAGCCCTGCTGGGGAAGCATGTGGAGACCTCGGCGAAGCTGTTGGCCCAAGGCCAAGCGATGCTCGACACCGGGTCATCGTGGGTTGCCCTCGGTGACGCCGAGCAGGCTGACCTGGGGTTCGCTGGTGCAGGAACGGTGGACGCGGTCTTGGCTCACCACCGATGGCTCGTGGTCGCTGAAGGCGTCGCTAGTCGGCAGGGTTTCTTCCACTGGCAAGTCGATTTCTGTGCGCCATTCTCACGCGGCGGTTTCCATCTTCAGGTGGGGAACCCGCCGTGGGTTCGTCCCCGGGTTGTTGCGGATGCGTTGCTCGCGGAGGGTGATCCTTGGTGGCAGCTCAAGGGCAAGGCATCCCAGGCCGACGAAGCACGGCGGCGCGTGGTGACACTCGCGCTGGAGGGGGTTGCCGACCTTGTTGTCGAGTCGACCGTCGACACGGTTGCGGGGGCAGCGTTTGTCGGCGCGGGTGTGAACTACCCGTACCTCGAAGGGTTACAGCCCGATCTCTACAGGTGCTTCATGCAGCAGACGTGGAGACACCAATCGGCGACAGGCGTCGTGTCGATGATTCACCCCGAGAGTCACTTCACTGACGAGAAGGCTGGTCCCCTTCGTGCGGCGACGTACCGTCGGTTGCGGCGGCACTGGCAGTTCGTGAATGAACTGGTCCTCTTCGAGATTGACCATCACGTGTCTTATGGAGTCCACGTCTATGCGGGTGAAGGTGACGTTCAATTCCTGATGGCGTCTTCGCTATATCACCCGTCAACTGTCGAGCGCTCGCTCGAGCACGATGGAACCGGCCCGGAACCTGGGATCAAGAACGATGAGGGCAATTGGGACGTGCGCCCCCATCGCCGTCGCATCATTCCCGTCGATAGAGAGACTCTGCAGGCGTGGGCAGAGTTGCTGGGCGGTGATGACGGTGCGCCGTGGGACCAGACTCGGACTTTGTACGCCGTGAACGCGAGCTCCGCCGAGGTTGTTCGGGGGCTTGTCGGAGCCCGTCGACTGTCGGATCTACGGCTTCAATTCAACGTCGGTTTGACGGAGACTCAGGCCCGAGAGTCAGGGCTGATTGAGTACGGATGGGGTGCGCCCGACTCTTGGGATCGCGTCGTGCTGCAGGGGCCGAACCTGCACCTGTCGAGCCCGTTCTACAAGGCGCCCAACCCGACGATGAAGAACAACCTTGACTGGAGTCTCGTTGATCTTGAAGACCTTTCGTCCGACGCGGTTCCGATCACGTCGTACAAGGTCGCAAGCGACATGCAGATTTATGACTCGGGGTATGCGCGACTTGGTGACACCTCCGGCTCGATTCGCGAGACTGTGCGTGTTGCGTGGCGGGCCATGGCAGCGAATACCGGGGAGCGCACTCTAATTCCAGCGTTGCTCCCTGCTGGGCCGGGACACATCAATGGCGTCTTCTCGGCCGCATCTCCCACCGGGGACGTTCGCGATGTTGTCCTTGCCGTGGGTGCGATGTCGAGCTTGCTGGCCGACTTCTTGGTTCGCGCCGCCCCTAAGAGCGGCATCTACATGAGTTCTGCGGAACGTACGCCCCTGCCGCCCCGAGGGTTTGTGCTTGAAGATCACCTGATTTTGCGCGTGCTTCGCCTCAACGCTTTGGTCGATCGCTTCGGGCAGATCTGGGCTGATACTGCGCCCGAGGAGGGAACCTCGCTTGGTTGGGCCGGTGGGTTGAGTTACCCAGGCCGTGTGGCTCTGGAGAAGTATCCGAAAGTCTGGGATGCGAGTGTTCCGCTTCGACGAGCGTCGGATCGTCGCCAAGCCGTTGTTGAGATTGACGCCCTGATGGCGCTCAGTCTCGGTTTGACTGCCGACGAACTGTGCACCGTGTATCGCACGCAGTTTGCCGTCTTATTTGGCTATGACCGTAAGTCGTCTTACTACGACGCCAACGGACGACTCGTTCCCAATGAGGTGCTCAGTAGCTGGCGCCAGATGGGTACCGCACTTTCGGGTGAAGACAGAACAGCGACGAACGCCTCAGGCATCACCTACACATACGAACTGCCGTTCGTGACGCTTGATCGCGAGGCTGACATGCGTCAGGCGTACGCCCACTTCGAGCGGTTGCTGCAGGAGCGATCGTGA
- a CDS encoding helicase-related protein produces MNSTALQDAPATPDTPNVAPGSVVVVRDAEWLVTSTEMTTSGLLVRVQGLSELVRDTTATFYSGIDEIVPLDPAAATVVADASGKYATAKLWLEATLRKAPVPMNAPNLTASTSMLVDPLEYQRAAVRKALDPANLRPRILLADAVGLGKTVEIGMILAELVRRGRGESILIVTPRHVLEQMQHEMWSRFALPFVRLDSVGIQRVRQKLPATRNPFSMYKRAIISIDTLKQEKYRRYLQKHRWDAVVIDESHNITGATQNNRLARMLATNAEALILASATPHNGKKESFAELIRLLEPTAVDPAGNVLEDEAKNLIIRRHRHSDEVAREVGSDWAERKPVQHKLLAASPAENAVATEISQTWLHPTGSSPYSGGNSTLFPWTLAKGFLSSIPALIESVDARSRSLDRSTPSQAKELEALATLRSLAATALEQKSAKYEGLKAYLAQIGVSAKDDNRVVIFSERVPTLKWLRESLKRDLKLKDEQIAVLHGGLTDVEQQEVVESFKQAASPIRVLVTGDVASEGVNLHSQCHELVHYDIPWSLIRIEQRNGRIDRYGQRHAPQITTLLLEPDDAKFSGDVRVLTRLIEREDEAHKALGDVASLMDKYSAADEEEEIRKVLAGERDFDDVVKTADKVMSETNSVAALLARISQQGQNSLGPAPDTDDEPDTPTGTATDSDSTRLFSDDIAFLRSALHLAFETPADSLERGGVEWREFPNDGIVQLSPTRDLVQRLEVLPQTYLRERDVTTLFKLATTKKRANDLLADARNDTRSISSWPEAHFVGPLHPVLDWAADRALGGLGRNEVPAIRGDVDAPTVLLLATLSNRRGQVVARSFITTVHPNPAAPEQAFATVHPSAAEALRDMGLTDTTPNPGPVDVRPLRALIPAAVKRAFASAEHLSVVSGADIEKRIELWASRVEDWQHGADALDQIAGLRERRVTVEQERELAEQMRPHQTLVRPLVVVVPADTPTMEGA; encoded by the coding sequence ATGAACTCGACTGCCCTGCAAGACGCGCCAGCGACTCCCGATACCCCCAACGTCGCCCCCGGTTCGGTCGTCGTCGTCCGCGACGCCGAATGGCTCGTGACCAGCACCGAGATGACCACCTCGGGCCTCCTCGTCCGCGTGCAGGGCCTGAGCGAACTCGTGCGCGACACCACCGCAACGTTCTACAGCGGAATCGACGAGATCGTCCCGCTCGACCCGGCGGCCGCAACCGTGGTGGCCGACGCATCGGGCAAGTACGCCACCGCGAAGCTTTGGCTAGAGGCGACGCTTCGCAAGGCGCCGGTTCCGATGAACGCCCCGAACCTCACGGCTTCGACCAGCATGCTTGTTGACCCGCTCGAATACCAGCGCGCCGCGGTGCGCAAGGCGCTCGACCCGGCGAATCTGCGGCCGCGCATCCTGCTCGCCGACGCGGTGGGCCTCGGCAAGACGGTCGAGATCGGCATGATCCTGGCCGAGCTGGTGCGCCGGGGGCGGGGCGAGAGCATCCTGATCGTGACGCCCAGGCACGTGCTCGAGCAGATGCAGCACGAGATGTGGTCGCGATTCGCGCTGCCGTTCGTGCGCCTCGACTCGGTGGGTATTCAGCGGGTGCGGCAGAAGCTGCCGGCCACCCGCAACCCGTTCAGCATGTACAAGCGCGCGATCATTTCGATCGACACCCTCAAGCAAGAGAAGTACCGCCGCTACCTGCAGAAGCATCGTTGGGATGCCGTCGTCATCGACGAGTCGCACAACATCACCGGCGCTACCCAGAACAACCGCCTCGCGCGCATGTTGGCCACCAACGCGGAAGCGCTCATCCTCGCCAGTGCGACCCCGCACAACGGCAAGAAAGAGTCGTTTGCCGAGCTCATTCGCCTGCTCGAGCCGACCGCGGTGGACCCTGCGGGCAACGTGCTCGAAGACGAGGCGAAGAACCTCATTATCCGCCGCCACCGGCACAGCGACGAGGTGGCTCGCGAGGTCGGCTCCGATTGGGCTGAGCGCAAGCCAGTGCAGCACAAGCTGCTGGCCGCGAGCCCGGCCGAAAACGCCGTCGCGACCGAAATCTCGCAGACCTGGCTGCACCCGACCGGCTCGTCACCGTATTCGGGCGGCAACTCTACACTCTTTCCGTGGACGCTCGCGAAGGGCTTCCTGTCATCAATTCCGGCCCTGATTGAGAGCGTGGATGCTCGCAGCCGGTCTCTCGACCGCTCCACCCCATCCCAAGCAAAAGAACTCGAAGCCCTCGCCACCCTTCGGTCGTTGGCCGCGACAGCCCTCGAGCAGAAGTCGGCCAAGTACGAGGGCCTGAAGGCGTACCTCGCGCAGATCGGTGTCTCGGCGAAGGACGACAATCGCGTCGTCATCTTCTCTGAGCGTGTGCCCACCCTGAAGTGGCTGCGCGAGAGCCTAAAGCGCGACCTGAAGCTGAAAGACGAGCAGATTGCGGTGCTGCACGGCGGCTTGACCGACGTCGAGCAGCAGGAGGTGGTGGAGAGCTTCAAGCAGGCAGCCTCGCCGATTCGAGTGCTCGTGACTGGAGACGTGGCCTCCGAGGGTGTCAACCTGCACTCGCAATGCCATGAGCTCGTGCACTACGACATTCCGTGGAGCCTGATCCGCATCGAGCAGCGCAACGGCCGCATCGACCGCTACGGTCAGCGCCACGCGCCGCAGATCACGACCCTGCTGCTTGAGCCCGATGACGCGAAGTTCTCGGGCGACGTTCGAGTGCTCACTCGTCTCATCGAGCGTGAGGATGAAGCGCACAAGGCGCTCGGCGACGTCGCCTCGCTCATGGACAAGTACAGCGCCGCCGACGAAGAAGAAGAGATCCGTAAGGTTCTCGCCGGAGAACGCGACTTCGACGACGTCGTGAAGACCGCCGACAAGGTGATGAGCGAGACCAACTCGGTCGCAGCCCTCCTCGCCCGCATCAGCCAGCAGGGCCAGAACTCCCTCGGCCCCGCGCCCGACACGGACGACGAGCCCGACACTCCCACGGGCACCGCAACCGACAGCGACTCGACCCGGCTCTTCTCCGACGACATCGCTTTCCTGCGGTCCGCCCTGCACCTCGCCTTCGAGACGCCCGCCGACTCACTCGAGCGCGGCGGCGTTGAGTGGCGCGAGTTTCCGAATGACGGAATCGTGCAACTCAGCCCGACTCGTGACCTCGTCCAGCGCCTTGAGGTGCTGCCTCAGACCTACCTGCGCGAGCGCGACGTGACGACGCTGTTCAAGCTCGCGACGACGAAGAAGCGCGCGAACGACCTGCTTGCCGATGCGCGCAACGACACGCGCAGCATCTCGTCGTGGCCCGAGGCGCACTTCGTGGGCCCGCTGCACCCGGTGCTCGACTGGGCGGCCGACCGCGCGCTCGGCGGCCTGGGCCGCAACGAGGTTCCCGCGATCCGTGGCGACGTCGATGCGCCCACGGTGCTGCTACTGGCGACGCTCAGCAACCGTCGCGGCCAGGTGGTGGCTCGCTCCTTCATCACGACCGTTCACCCCAACCCCGCTGCCCCCGAGCAGGCCTTTGCCACCGTGCACCCCTCTGCGGCCGAAGCCCTGCGCGACATGGGTCTCACCGACACGACGCCGAACCCTGGCCCGGTCGACGTGCGACCCTTGCGTGCCCTGATCCCTGCGGCGGTGAAGCGAGCGTTCGCGTCGGCCGAGCACCTCTCGGTCGTCTCGGGCGCCGACATCGAGAAGCGAATCGAACTGTGGGCCTCTCGCGTTGAGGACTGGCAGCACGGCGCCGACGCCCTCGACCAGATCGCTGGCCTGCGTGAACGTCGCGTCACCGTCGAGCAAGAGCGCGAGCTCGCCGAACAGATGCGCCCGCACCAGACCCTCGTGCGCCCGCTCGTCGTCGTCGTGCCCGCCGACACCCCGACCATGGAAGGAGCCTGA
- a CDS encoding NERD domain-containing protein/DEAD/DEAH box helicase gives MARMIPPTIGDDAPPGEHAVFAVLRDAPDDWVVFHSLEIAHHVSQVQGEADFVVVAPGHGVLVIEVKSHESIEADGEGRWRYGKRDWVTRSPFEQASGAQHSIIEFLESRGAGPVGYPIFHAAWLTQLSKSKFSAGIGWHEWQLLDAADLAADKAPGAIIRTLNKASAHLAETISGYRRVEGQPDQAHTERITELLTPRFQLELSAKELARRREHEQATFTAEQVKILDVVGSNPRLLVEGPAGSGKTWVAAEAARRAAESGKRTLVVVFNRLIEARLAELCGEGIEVRRIHSLMAQVVDRHAGKNEAVRKLASRQRLLTAGILGDLQRH, from the coding sequence ATGGCCCGCATGATCCCGCCGACCATCGGCGATGACGCCCCTCCCGGCGAACATGCCGTCTTCGCGGTGCTGCGCGATGCGCCCGACGACTGGGTCGTCTTCCACTCTCTCGAGATCGCGCACCACGTCAGCCAAGTGCAGGGCGAAGCCGACTTCGTCGTCGTCGCGCCCGGGCACGGCGTGCTCGTCATCGAGGTGAAGTCGCACGAGAGCATCGAAGCCGACGGCGAGGGACGCTGGCGCTACGGCAAGCGCGACTGGGTAACCCGTAGCCCCTTCGAGCAGGCGTCGGGGGCGCAGCACTCGATCATCGAGTTTCTCGAGTCGCGCGGGGCCGGACCCGTGGGGTATCCGATCTTTCACGCGGCGTGGCTCACCCAGCTAAGCAAGAGCAAGTTCAGCGCCGGCATCGGCTGGCACGAGTGGCAGCTACTCGATGCCGCCGATCTTGCGGCCGACAAGGCGCCCGGTGCGATCATCCGCACCCTGAACAAGGCGAGCGCGCACCTGGCCGAGACGATCAGCGGCTACCGCCGCGTTGAGGGTCAACCCGACCAGGCGCACACCGAGCGCATCACCGAACTACTGACCCCGCGCTTCCAGCTTGAGCTCAGCGCGAAAGAGCTGGCCCGCCGCCGCGAGCACGAGCAGGCCACGTTCACCGCCGAGCAGGTGAAGATTCTGGACGTGGTCGGCAGCAACCCGCGGCTGCTGGTCGAGGGTCCGGCTGGGTCGGGCAAGACGTGGGTGGCCGCCGAGGCTGCCCGACGCGCGGCAGAGAGTGGCAAGCGCACGCTCGTCGTCGTGTTCAACCGGCTCATCGAGGCGCGGCTGGCCGAGCTGTGCGGTGAGGGCATCGAGGTGCGGCGCATCCACTCGCTGATGGCGCAGGTGGTCGACCGGCACGCGGGCAAGAACGAGGCAGTGCGCAAGCTCGCGAGCCGGCAGCGTCTGCTCACAGCCGGAATCCTCGGGGATCTCCAACGCCATTAG
- a CDS encoding DarT ssDNA thymidine ADP-ribosyltransferase family protein: MRRAPRQAARSLRSPAAGATGKAAEVRPPNLPQRIFHVTHISNLPSILEAGQLLPPSEAAPELRLASELTLELRASAPVPGDGSYDDDGIERTAADCVAFSLTPQATWWLEVQEGAPGPTWSAAAKAASTVDFVVLGVDIAAVSNTVVVTDGDAAAPATTLGIGVEGRQRMLARAAGSPEGLQAAEALVPGPVSLATVALVAVANDRRRDEVRDLLKAAGVTAKVAVYPPWFVPKVDD; encoded by the coding sequence GTGCGTCGCGCCCCTCGGCAAGCCGCGCGCAGCCTGCGCAGCCCCGCCGCGGGTGCGACCGGCAAGGCCGCCGAGGTGCGCCCGCCGAACCTGCCGCAGCGCATCTTCCACGTGACCCACATCAGCAACCTGCCGTCGATTCTCGAGGCCGGGCAGCTGCTGCCGCCGTCGGAGGCCGCGCCCGAGCTGCGCCTCGCGAGCGAGCTCACCCTCGAGCTGCGCGCCTCGGCGCCGGTGCCGGGCGACGGTAGCTACGACGACGACGGCATCGAGCGCACGGCTGCCGACTGCGTGGCGTTCAGCTTGACGCCGCAGGCGACCTGGTGGCTCGAGGTGCAGGAGGGTGCCCCCGGGCCGACGTGGAGCGCCGCGGCGAAGGCCGCATCCACCGTCGACTTCGTCGTTCTGGGCGTCGACATCGCGGCCGTGTCGAACACGGTCGTCGTGACCGACGGCGACGCGGCGGCTCCGGCGACGACGCTCGGCATCGGAGTCGAGGGCCGGCAGCGGATGCTCGCGCGCGCCGCCGGCAGCCCCGAGGGTCTGCAGGCCGCCGAGGCGCTCGTGCCCGGCCCGGTGTCGCTCGCGACCGTGGCGCTCGTCGCCGTGGCGAACGACCGTCGCCGCGACGAGGTGCGCGACCTGCTGAAGGCGGCGGGCGTGACCGCGAAGGTCGCCGTGTACCCGCCGTGGTTCGTGCCGAAGGTCGACGACTAG
- a CDS encoding DUF429 domain-containing protein has product MSARVAGVDLAAEAAGTAVAVLRIDRGALDPGAGGGSGGATVVLESLRLGVDDAALLAATRDARLIGIDCALGWPVDFVDFVGRQASGERLADSDTGDLAWRRRLAFRETDRVVTERTGARPLSVATDRLGMTALRCAVLLDRLAGDGRVVDRSGEHPSVVVEVYPAMALRVWGLAARGYKAAGGAAASAAMDARTALIDDVSRAAPWLQLGEHRRTLMRESADALDAVLAALVALAHGAGASIPPEPQQRKRARVEGWIAIPTVGLAQLGAIL; this is encoded by the coding sequence GTGAGCGCGCGGGTCGCGGGGGTCGACCTCGCGGCGGAGGCGGCGGGCACCGCGGTCGCGGTGTTGCGGATCGACCGCGGAGCGCTCGACCCGGGCGCCGGGGGAGGGTCTGGAGGGGCGACCGTCGTGCTCGAGTCGCTGCGGCTCGGCGTCGACGACGCGGCGCTGCTCGCGGCGACCCGCGACGCGCGCCTGATCGGCATCGACTGCGCGCTCGGCTGGCCGGTCGACTTCGTCGACTTTGTCGGCCGGCAGGCCTCGGGGGAGCGACTGGCTGACTCCGACACCGGCGACCTCGCGTGGCGCCGCCGCCTCGCGTTCCGCGAGACCGACCGCGTCGTCACCGAGCGCACGGGCGCGCGGCCTCTCAGCGTGGCGACCGACCGGCTGGGCATGACGGCGCTGCGGTGCGCGGTGCTGCTCGACCGGCTGGCGGGCGACGGGCGCGTGGTCGATCGCTCGGGGGAGCATCCGAGTGTCGTCGTCGAGGTGTACCCCGCGATGGCGCTGCGCGTGTGGGGGCTCGCGGCGCGCGGCTATAAGGCGGCGGGCGGTGCGGCCGCGTCAGCGGCGATGGATGCGCGCACCGCGCTCATCGACGACGTGAGCCGCGCGGCTCCGTGGTTGCAGCTCGGCGAGCACCGCCGCACCCTCATGCGGGAGTCGGCCGATGCGCTCGACGCGGTGCTGGCCGCGCTGGTGGCGCTGGCGCACGGAGCCGGGGCGAGCATCCCGCCCGAGCCGCAGCAGCGGAAGCGCGCGCGGGTGGAGGGCTGGATCGCGATCCCGACGGTCGGGCTCGCCCAGTTGGGCGCGATACTCTAG
- a CDS encoding type II toxin-antitoxin system VapC family toxin, with protein sequence MIYLDSCILIYAVEDEGERGRLARQALADHADDELVVSPLVVMECLTGPLKRGDLALVDYYRATLDAVGRTPFDEAVFVRAAELRARHAISTPDALHLAAAQKAACTALWTNDRRLERAAHGLAVAIFEAS encoded by the coding sequence GTGATCTACCTCGACTCGTGCATCCTCATCTACGCCGTCGAAGACGAGGGTGAGCGCGGCCGGCTGGCGCGCCAGGCGCTCGCCGATCACGCCGATGATGAGCTGGTGGTGTCACCGCTCGTGGTCATGGAGTGCCTGACCGGCCCGTTGAAGCGCGGCGACCTCGCCCTCGTCGACTACTACCGGGCGACGCTCGACGCCGTCGGGCGGACGCCGTTCGACGAGGCGGTGTTCGTGCGGGCCGCCGAGTTGCGCGCCCGGCACGCGATATCGACTCCGGATGCCCTGCACCTCGCCGCGGCGCAGAAGGCCGCGTGCACGGCGCTCTGGACGAACGACCGTCGCCTCGAGCGTGCCGCCCACGGTCTCGCGGTGGCCATCTTTGAGGCGTCGTGA
- a CDS encoding type II toxin-antitoxin system Phd/YefM family antitoxin, whose amino-acid sequence MEPVNILDARNSLSKLVAAAENGDDVVIAKRGRPVVRLVPVEPPRTTAGALAERLVRNPPPHSRSAAEIDADIRDARESWGS is encoded by the coding sequence ATGGAACCGGTCAACATTCTGGATGCCCGCAACAGCCTCTCGAAGCTCGTGGCCGCGGCCGAGAACGGCGATGACGTCGTGATCGCGAAGCGGGGCCGCCCGGTCGTACGCCTCGTGCCGGTCGAGCCGCCGCGCACCACGGCGGGAGCGCTCGCCGAGCGGCTGGTGCGGAATCCACCGCCCCACTCGCGCAGCGCGGCTGAGATCGACGCCGACATTCGTGACGCTCGCGAGAGCTGGGGTTCGTAG